DNA from Macrobrachium nipponense isolate FS-2020 chromosome 29, ASM1510439v2, whole genome shotgun sequence:
agtaggcagaagcaatcttccttggatagttattttttaaaagaggcctttagtaggagtaagcaaaaaggaagatccaattgataccaCGAAAAAACAAAGCTGAAAgaggtgaagaaattgaaattttgtaaaaaaaaataaagacgaaaaaaatttaattttaagttttttgtaaagttaagtgttacagttttgttaatgtgtttcgtaaagtttagtctatgttccctgacatttttaatgtgtttcgtaaagttaagtttaTGTACatgtaacaaattttctgccgtttgtcctcctcctctgtcgccactttggagatagcctcactcgaaaggtaaggttccacattttactacatacgtacgtatgtacgtacaatatttcttgtataccatgtacactaatacactttatttacaggtactatgtagtacatattagtagtactattaagttaggtattgaatggtccaaattgttgtatttcaatgtttattggtcaatttagctttactataaaatttactggggtgtttttgtagggcttggaacgaattaagcAATTTACAGGTAAAATGCAGTTCacgatacgaaaagctcaggttacgaaggctgcctcagaacggattaatttcgtatgtcgaggtaccactgttaCCCTTCACTTAATGTTTGTGTTTCTTGAACACTAACTCTCTATGTTAGTATGGTGATTTTAGCATTCAGGCAGCCTGAATATCTGTAAAATGTTGACCCAACAATCTTTACCTCCACTAGTTGTGCTAATTCCTTGGCTTCTTTTACCATTTCATCCAACAACTTATTCTCCTCTTTTAACTGTGCTACCTCTTCTTTAAGGCATTTATTCTCTtctgttaaatttttattttctctcaatgTTTCTTCAAGagcctctcttcttttctctgctAATTCTTCCCAATATTCAGGTGGTGCAGTTTCTGAAAACGAAACATTTGAGCTGCAGAATATTTCAAGCAAATTCAATATAGATAAACTACTGGTAATTAAACCTTAAAACATGGCACATATAATATGatcttaaaaaaaatgcattacaaagAACAGAATCATAAATAGTTTCTACTTATACCAAAATTCTGAAAGATAGTTCAGTTTTCTGTGAGCTTACTGAATTAATATCCAAATTCACTAAAGATTCAGAGATAAGCATTCAAGCCTATCACCTCCACATTAAATGATCAAAACTGCTTTTAATTCAACAAAAGATAAAGATGAAGTAAAATGACAAAGGATATGCTTTTTTAAAAGGGCCTAAACAGCACAGGAAAACCACCTTTCAAGCACAATTTTGACTAGAATCAAAAACTACAGGGAAAAACAAACATATGCATATAATGGATTGGTGGAATGGTTTATGGAATGGAATCTACATGAAAAATGAGGCGATAACctaaaaatgaagaggaaaacagCAGAATAACAATAGGATTGACATGAAAAttgaaagaacaaaatcaatttgTAAAAAGTAAcactacataataaaaaaatgaagaaataccaAAATGTACTCAACTGCTGGTCAAACACACtacaaattattatttaaaatgaaaacaattataatCACTTACCACTTGTTAACATGTTTATTATTCTTTCAGGCTCACAGCTGGGAGATGATGATGTTCCATCACCATTTTTTGATGCTTCTAAATCTTTTTTACTTTCTTCGGTCTGAACAGCCACACTAAGTTGCATCTTCTGCTTCTTCTGGTGAAGTGGCAAGTCCTCATAAATTCCATCTGTTCGCCTATGTTTCACTGGAACGCTATTTTCATCACTGATGGAGATGCTGTATATTTATTGAAGTggtgaaaattaatttattcaaaatattctGTCTCTTATGACTTAAACAGTTGCATTTTGTTTAATACTACAACAATATGGAGCGATTTCATTTACACATGACAAATCAGCATGTGCAATgagtaaaacttaaaaattacattacaataaaatgagaaaaaaacatttaattataGTACATCAAGAGTTCTTCCATATTTACCTATATTAAAGGCATGGCAGAACCATCACTAAACAAACACCACCCATTTTATTGTAATCCTTGCCCTTAAGTAGTCACTAATTAACAACTGACTGACTGAATAAACAGCAATCCATAACATGTGGCAAATGAGAATGACCCAACATTCCTCAAAAATAGTACAAATATCCCTATCaatcaaaatctatataaaaaatgggaatgctGAGTACACTAACTACCCCTTAATTGACCAAAATATGTACTATCAACAGCTAACAAATAATGACTATAATTATTACTTTCACAAAGTACATAATTCAAGCATATCCAAGTTACAAAATGTTAGGGCTAGCTCACCAAGACTACGggtaatgaatgaaaagtaaaagacaagaCAACACAGCTTGGAACCAAGCAAAATTGTACCTGTATCGCGATATGCATAACCTTTGCAAGGTGAAACCAGCAGATGACTGGCAGAATATGCTCTAGTTAAGTCAATTTTACCCTTGAACCTTAAGACTGAACACATCTTTTTTCATTGTTGCAGGAAAAAATTATCTTTCCTGCCCACCCAAGCAATTCAACTTCCTTCTAATGTTTAGTCATAagtaaagaaaatacaataattagtAACACAATCTTTATAAATAATCCTTGCTTTCCCCTTTGCTTGCACACTTGTATATTGaatattttcttatcaaatttacCTTCTATAACAGACTTCTCCTTCCACATTCTTTCATTCCCAGACTAATTCACACACTGAAATTCTGCATAACCTTAATACTATACTAAGCACCTGAATACATAATACTAGTACCATAACCATAACTgaagaacataaaagaaaaattggaaaaattttaataatCAACATAATCCCAATCATATTTTGCCTTTAAAATGCTGCAAGTCTCACGAAGCAATGAAATAATTAAccatttacctttttcttttcctgCTTTTAGATGAAATTTTGACATTTCCATCTGCAACAGTTAACACAGACTGTTTGTGCTTATTATGGTGTGCTATTCCTAATCCCTTTCTCTCTTCGGTAAAATCCTGAAAAGAAATAGAGTACTAATGATTGtcaaggaatttttaatattctaGATATGAATTCTAAGGACAGCACCTATGTTTCTATGAAAGTGAATATTTTGGGCAAATCATTATTCAGCTCTTCTGAAGAAGCATTTGCTTCAATTCAAATACCTTTGGAGGCCAATTTCTTCAAAAGACATCCCCTCTCTGCAGTGTTCATGATATTGATGTGTTTCCCTTAGGGTTGAAGACATCTGCTCAAGCCCCATACAATCCCAGGCCAAGAGATCTCACAACagacaaaaatcacaatttttgcaagtaaactgtatttttcctaactatacaaacctggggtcctttacataaggaattacttacggcgtagctggaattacggccgttgaatcttgaacaaggtggttaggcagtagctaccgtggggcaggctagcctgcccggatgtaaagactccactttgcctttcggcccaggttcagattgagggtggcatgaggtgggcatatatgtaaaggacctcaggtttgtatagttaggaaaaatgatattgtcatgttacaataaagttttatacatacttacctgacagatatatacttagctatagactccgtcgtctccgacagaatttcaaattttgcggcacacgctaccggtaggtcaggtgatctaccgccctgccctgggtggcaggactaggaaccattcccgttttctaatcagaattcttctcttccacctgtctcctgcggggaggctgggtgggccattaatcgtatatatctgtcaggtaagtatgtataaaactttattgtaacatgacaatatcatttttatacattcaacttccctgccagatatatacttagctgattagcacccattggtggtgggtaagagacagctaactactgaaatagacaggtaaacaacatatgttgtaggtagtaataaaccttggttcctaccttattaggctgaagacttcgcggctactgccttggagtctgcttagcctcaagagcctcagcgagatattgatctatggctaagagttcttgtgggtctgccaatggggtcttatccacttactcggcagagcctaaaggcctttgtcattgggtgctattccactaacatgacaatacaccttgttcaaggagcacaacaccgatcccgatcacctgatcctaacatccatgttagttctaagattgcaaggagttatccccgaactccttacaaacaaccaaaaactcgaaacataattacacgttcatttatacaaaatatacaaaaaaaaaattttgtgtatccccgactagccatacatacccggCTTGATCCCCTacccagcaatgacactatgcgcccgtgcgacatccgtgagcttgctaatagaaaaccaagcacatatctgacaagagggtttatgtacgataaaatcaaaatattttaaggatcagtctttgctccaagacccagcactgtatctgctgatacaaatggacctagagagaagcacttctcataagtcactctcacatccttcagataatgagatgcaaacactgaattgcacctccaatacgtagtctcaatgatatttttaagagacatattcttttggaacgccaaggacgttgctactgctctcacctcatgggtcttaacctttagaagaccgaaggattcctccgagcagttcttgtgtgcgtccgtaattacgcttctcacaaagaaggccaaggcgtttttggacatgagtcttttggggttcttcacagcacaccaaagaccttgttgacaagctcccatctgtctcttcctctctaaa
Protein-coding regions in this window:
- the LOC135206081 gene encoding geminin-like isoform X2; the protein is MSAVSPFEITGVLRPKDFTEERKGLGIAHHNKHKQSVLTVADGNVKISSKSRKRKSDENSVPVKHRRTDGIYEDLPLHQKKQKMQLSVAVQTEESKKDLEASKNGDGTSSSPSCEPERIINMLTSETAPPEYWEELAEKRREALEETLRENKNLTEENKCLKEEVAQLKEENKLLDEMVKEAKELAQLVEVLTADSGTGSGSE
- the LOC135206081 gene encoding geminin-like isoform X1, with protein sequence MSAVSPFEITGVLRPKDFTEERKGLGIAHHNKHKQSVLTVADGNVKISSKSRKRKSISISDENSVPVKHRRTDGIYEDLPLHQKKQKMQLSVAVQTEESKKDLEASKNGDGTSSSPSCEPERIINMLTSETAPPEYWEELAEKRREALEETLRENKNLTEENKCLKEEVAQLKEENKLLDEMVKEAKELAQLVEVLTADSGTGSGSE